Genomic DNA from Pirellulales bacterium:
GCTGGCGTCGAAATAATCCAACCCAATGTGCGTGCGGCCCAGAAAGTTGCCGCGGACCAGTTCCTGGGCAATGGCCAACAGGTCGTCGGTTTGAATGACCACGTGGTCGCTATCCCAACGGACGCCGCGGCTGACGTGAAGCAGGATTCTGTCTAGCCATTGCAGCACGGCGGAAATTTTATCGGCCAATGATTCAGTCGGATGATAATGCCCGGCATCGAGGCAAACCAATTTTTTATGGGCCACGGCGTAACCCAGGTAAAATTCGTGCGAGCCGACAACATAACTTTCCGAGCCGATGCCAAACAACTTGCCTTCGACGGCATCCAGGTTGTGACGCGGATCAAGCGGCTCGGCAAAAATGGCGTCCAGCGATTCGGCCAGGCGCCGGCGCGGCGCAGCCCGATCGACGGGCAAATCTTTCAAGCCGTCGGGAATCCAAATGTTGGTTACGCACACCGAGCCCAGCGCCTGACCCATCGCAGCGCCAATTCTGCGGCAGGCAATGCCGTGGTCGATCCAGTATTTGCGGATGTCGGCATTGGCGTGTGCCAGCGTGAACCCGTCGGCTGCCTTGGGGTGCGCGAAGTACGTGGGATTAAAATCGATGCCAATTTTGATTTGCCGGGCCCAATCGATCCAGCTTTGAAAGTGGGCCGGCTCCAAGCGGTTGCGTTCGATGCGTCGGCCGCCCGTGTCGGCCGGGTCGATATAACAGGCGTGCAAGTTAATGCGGTGCCGGCCGGGTATGACCGACAGCGCCTTTTCAAAATCGGCACGCAATTCCTGGGGTGTGCGGGCTCGTCCCAAATAGTTGCCCGTGACCGCCAAGCCACCCCCCAGCTCGCTGCCGGTGTTCTCAAACCCGCCGACGTCGTCCCCCTGCCAGCAGTGGAGCGAAATGGGAATGCCCGCCAGTCGCTCCAGCGCGGCGTTTGCGTCCACGCCCAACTCGGCATACTGTTCTTTCGCCAGATTAAATGCCTGTTCGATGCGCCGACTAGAGTCCGCCATGGTAGCTCCTGATGCGAAAGCAATTTCAAGAACTTGAATTGCTTTCAAAAAACACGACGGTGGAAGCGTTGCTGACTCAAGGTAACCGATGGCCAAGCACAACTCAAGGGCCGCCCTGGTTTCCGCCCCATGCGCATCGTTTGCCCCTTCCCAACCACGTGTTGGCAATGAATGCTCTGCCACCACCTCGCGTGCGTTCTTCCCCAACGAGCGTGCATTCCTTCCCCCCATCCCCTATTTTCAGCGGGACGCCAGAAAATGGTTGACAAACCTACACTGCAGTGTTATGTTCGCAAATGCAGGGGAAAAACCCGCCTTTTTTGACGAGCTGGCACTCGTCGCTTTTCTGTTTTTTCGCGGGAAGCAGTTCGTTTCGCACGCCCCTGGCCCCCGTCGCACCAATCGAGTTTCGTTCTGCGCGGGGAAATATTTCAGCGGGCGTGCTGACGGCGCTCGCTTCCCCGCGGCAACACTATTAGACGGAGCTTATCTGAACACGGTGGTGTCGCGCCGCCGTATGTGGGATTTCTGTGCGCATGTGTGCGCGCTTTTTTTCAAGAAGGGGCTTTTTCATGTTCAAATCGTCAGGAGTGAACCATGAGAAAGATGAATTTCGGAACCCGTCGATTGCTCGAGCTTTCCGCAGACCGTGTGTTGGTCACGTATTCCAAACCGCGGAGTCGTATCAAATCCATTCTGCATGGTCCGGAGGCATTGGAACCAAGGAACATGAT
This window encodes:
- a CDS encoding L-rhamnose isomerase → MADSSRRIEQAFNLAKEQYAELGVDANAALERLAGIPISLHCWQGDDVGGFENTGSELGGGLAVTGNYLGRARTPQELRADFEKALSVIPGRHRINLHACYIDPADTGGRRIERNRLEPAHFQSWIDWARQIKIGIDFNPTYFAHPKAADGFTLAHANADIRKYWIDHGIACRRIGAAMGQALGSVCVTNIWIPDGLKDLPVDRAAPRRRLAESLDAIFAEPLDPRHNLDAVEGKLFGIGSESYVVGSHEFYLGYAVAHKKLVCLDAGHYHPTESLADKISAVLQWLDRILLHVSRGVRWDSDHVVIQTDDLLAIAQELVRGNFLGRTHIGLDYFDASINRVAAWVIGTRAMLKALLAALLEPIGKLREMELAGDYTGRLAMLEQLKSLPVGAVWDYYCAKHNVLSEQAWIGDIREYERTVLSRRS